The genome window CAGGTGCCGATGGCGCGGCCCCACCACCTGCCGCGCAGCATGAGGAGTTACGAACCCAATGAAGGCGATAATGCCGGCTGTCGCCACGGCCGCCGCGGTGACGAGCGCGCCCGCCACGATGATCGTACGTTTTAATCGTTCGGTGTGTACCCCCAAGTGCGCTGCTGTCTCCTCTCCAAATGTGAGGAGGTCCAGCTGCGGTGCCAGTCTCCATAAGAGCAGCGTTCCGAGAAGGCCAAAAGGCAGCAGCAGGCCAAGTTTTTGCCAATCCACGCTCTCCAAACTGCCGAAGAGGGTTGCCATAATGCGCGCTTCTCTATCCGCACCAGCCTGCATTCCTAAGGTAACAATAAGGGGTATCAACGACCAGCAGAAGGTACCAACGATCACCCCCGCCAGCAACAGCGTTTGCGGGGAGATGCGCCCGCCTACGCGCGCGATGAATAACACGAACCCAACAGCAAGCACGCCGCTTGCAAAGGCTGCCACCATTTGAGCATAGCCCCCAAGCCAAGCCGTTCCCCCTAGAATGACAATGAGCAAAGACCCCAAGGCCGATCCAGAGGCGATCCCCACCGTGTAGGGATCGGCCAAGGGGTTCATGAGGAGGCTCTGAAACGCCACGCCGACGGCGGCTAGCAGCATGCCCACCAAGGCACCAGCCAGCGCGCGCGGAACGCGCTCCTGCCAGACGATGACATCGGCATAGGGCACGGTAGCGACCTTAGGCGCCAAGGGGTGGAGGAAGGGCATATGGCGCAAGAGCGTCTGCGCCACGACCGACGGGGTCACCACACGCGCCACGTCGGAGGGCCCCATCCAGATGTCGAGCAACAGCGCCCCAAACAGTAACAGCGTAATCACCAGAAGAAACAGCAGGGTGCGCCTCAGATGTCTATCTCCAATAAACGGCTTTCCTTCTCTGAGATGCTCCCGAGT of Chthonomonas calidirosea T49 contains these proteins:
- a CDS encoding FecCD family ABC transporter permease, with amino-acid sequence MAEVSETREHLREGKPFIGDRHLRRTLLFLLVITLLLFGALLLDIWMGPSDVARVVTPSVVAQTLLRHMPFLHPLAPKVATVPYADVIVWQERVPRALAGALVGMLLAAVGVAFQSLLMNPLADPYTVGIASGSALGSLLIVILGGTAWLGGYAQMVAAFASGVLAVGFVLFIARVGGRISPQTLLLAGVIVGTFCWSLIPLIVTLGMQAGADREARIMATLFGSLESVDWQKLGLLLPFGLLGTLLLWRLAPQLDLLTFGEETAAHLGVHTERLKRTIIVAGALVTAAAVATAGIIAFIGFVTPHAARQVVGPRHRHLLPAAMLLGALLLVLSDWMARVYLFDIQVGVVTSLFGVPLFFVLLRKQLREPF